Proteins from one Mytilus galloprovincialis chromosome 11, xbMytGall1.hap1.1, whole genome shotgun sequence genomic window:
- the LOC143051363 gene encoding uncharacterized protein LOC143051363 has translation MACTHTNITSAESGYDIPVFGAGHTCFYVIHVTALVCLGISFSTALSVIISLFKSKAKKPFMTWQKHERFLIYRCICDTVFGFVHSLDHGQMLFTQDHVRPHGLCSFYAFIIVNICISEMNLSLSSAFNAMLSVYFRKNFDFGRNDWKLLVFVFVIPFMIGVLIWALGVLGPGGFLCVFDSVKGIIANIVLSTGLTSVVLLALSVFYVLTWRRIYKEAEVLRVHLGNQGFARSATLKSAKAMCLFVVVYIIQWTPVIIYGTWQLISNVPFELFVAVVMMTNLSGFFSGVIYLINRLKSNSVSNHTTTADNMRSKTKYAERNKPLTRPGNLMRTNLTEEVHTHVSFVVLKSNQTTNVS, from the exons ATGGCGTGCACTCATACAAATATTACTTCAGCTGAAAGtggatacgatattcctgtgttTGGTGCCGGTCACACGTGTTTTTACGTGATCCACGTGACAGCTCTCGTCTGCTTGGGGATATCGTTCAGCACTGCGTTATCAGTGATAATATCCTTATTcaaatcaaaagcaaaaaaaccATTCATGACATGGCAAAAACATGAACGATTTTTAATATATAGATGCATTTGCGATACTGTTTTTGGTTTTGTTCATAGTTTGGACCATGGACAGATGCTGTTCACCCAGGACCATGTCCGACCTCATGGATTATGCTCATTTTATGCCTTTATCATAGTAAACATCTGTATATCTGAGATGAATCTTTCACTATCGTCTGCCTTCAATGCcatgttatcagtttattttaggAAGAATTTTGATTTCGGGCGAAATGATTGGAAATTgctggtttttgtttttgtgattcCTTTCATGATAGGGGTTCTTATTTGGGCTTTAGGAGTATTAGGTCCAGGTGGCTTtct aTGTGTGTTTGATTCTGTCAAAGGGATAATAGCCAACATCGTTCTTAGTACAGGGTTAACTAGTGTGGTCTTGCTAGCGCTTTCtgtattttatgttttaacaTGGAGGCGAATTTATAAGGAGGCCGAGGTCCTTAGAGTTCATCTTGGCAATCAAGGATTTGCTAGAAGTGCAACGCTTAAATCTGCGAAGGCCATGTGTTTGTTTGTCGTGGTTTATATAATTCAATGGACCCCTGTTATTATCTATGGAACTTGGCAGCTGATTTCAAACGTCCCGTTTGAATTATTCGTAGCGGTTGTCATGATGACAAATCTCAGTGGGTTTTTCAGCGGAGTAATTTATTTAATCAACAGACTAAAGTCAAATTCCGTCTCAAACCACACCACGACTGCGGACAATATGAGGAGTAAAACAAAATATGCTGAACGAAATAAACCATTAACACGTCCTGGCAACTTGATGCGCACAAATTTGACAGAAGAGGTGCACACGCATGTCAGTTTTGTAGTATTGAAAAGTAACCAAACAACAAATGTCAGTTGA